The following are encoded together in the uncultured Desulfovibrio sp. genome:
- a CDS encoding sigma-54 dependent transcriptional regulator, producing the protein MTTILVVDDDDAHRGMLGMMLRSWGYEVAECRDGAEAVAAVHEHSYDAVLTDVRMAGMDGIAALKGILAYNPALPVILMTAYSSVETAVDALRLGAYDYLIKPLDFDALRETLQRAIDHSRCSVENRELRRQLSEAAAGPEILGRSAAIEELRSIIATVAPTEATVLICGESGTGKELVARALHQASERASRPLVTVNCAALAENLLESELFGHEKGAFTGADRRREGRFVQADGGTLFLDEIGEMPLSLQAKLLRALQQGEVQRVGSDKPLTVDVRVIAATNRNLQEEVAARRFREDLYFRLNVISIDVPPLRARPDDIPLLAAHFLQRYAERNRKSIKGFSPQALDAMLRYDWPGNVRELENAVERAAILCSGDLITLRELPVSVARAADAPLPAAQPAESGDGSLAGLKLDDVERRAIEETLRQTGDNKSEAARRLGITRATLHNKLRKYGLE; encoded by the coding sequence ATGACGACGATCCTGGTTGTGGATGACGATGATGCCCATCGCGGCATGCTGGGCATGATGCTGCGTTCGTGGGGCTACGAGGTGGCCGAATGCCGCGACGGGGCCGAGGCCGTGGCGGCCGTGCACGAGCATTCCTATGACGCCGTGCTCACGGACGTGCGCATGGCGGGCATGGACGGCATTGCCGCGCTCAAGGGCATACTGGCCTACAATCCGGCCCTGCCGGTCATACTCATGACGGCGTATTCCTCCGTGGAAACGGCGGTGGATGCCCTGCGCCTGGGTGCCTACGACTATCTTATCAAGCCGCTGGACTTTGATGCCCTGCGCGAAACCCTGCAACGGGCCATTGACCATTCGCGGTGCAGCGTGGAAAACCGCGAACTGCGCCGCCAGCTCAGCGAGGCCGCCGCGGGGCCGGAAATCCTGGGGCGCAGTGCCGCCATCGAGGAGCTGCGCTCCATCATCGCCACCGTGGCGCCCACCGAGGCCACGGTGCTCATCTGTGGCGAGTCCGGCACGGGCAAGGAACTGGTGGCCCGCGCCCTGCATCAGGCCAGCGAGCGTGCCTCGCGGCCGCTGGTGACCGTCAACTGCGCCGCCCTGGCCGAAAATCTGCTGGAAAGCGAGCTGTTCGGTCATGAAAAGGGCGCCTTCACCGGCGCGGACCGGCGCCGGGAGGGACGCTTTGTGCAGGCCGATGGCGGCACGCTCTTTCTGGACGAGATCGGCGAGATGCCCCTTTCCCTCCAGGCCAAGCTGCTGCGTGCCCTGCAACAGGGGGAAGTGCAGCGCGTGGGATCGGACAAGCCCCTGACCGTGGATGTGCGCGTCATTGCGGCCACCAACCGTAATCTGCAGGAAGAGGTGGCGGCCCGGCGTTTTCGCGAGGACCTGTATTTTCGTCTCAATGTCATCAGCATTGATGTGCCGCCCCTGCGTGCCCGCCCGGACGACATCCCCCTGCTGGCCGCCCATTTCCTGCAACGCTATGCCGAACGCAACCGCAAGAGCATCAAGGGCTTTTCGCCGCAGGCCCTGGACGCCATGCTGCGCTATGACTGGCCCGGCAACGTGCGCGAGCTGGAAAATGCCGTGGAGCGCGCGGCCATTCTCTGTTCTGGGGATCTCATCACCCTGCGCGAACTGCCCGTGAGTGTGGCCCGTGCCGCCGATGCGCCGCTGCCGGCGGCCCAGCCCGCGGAATCCGGGGACGGCTCGCTGGCCGGCCTCAAGCTGGATGATGTGGAGCGGCGTGCCATCGAGGAAACCCTGCGCCAGACCGGAGACAACAAGAGCGAGGCGGCCCGGCGTCTGGGCATTACCCGGGCCACCCTGCACAACAAGCTGCGCAAGTACGGCCTGGAATAG
- the dksA gene encoding RNA polymerase-binding protein DksA: MDQKDLEYFRKLLNKMLEEAQQKGDVTLEEMTDSNEVFADPADRATAESDRAFTLRIRDRERRLIRKIQSALQRIDDGTYGICEECGEEIGVARLKARPVTRLCINCKAKQEEDETLRGD, encoded by the coding sequence ATGGATCAGAAGGATTTGGAATATTTCCGCAAGCTGCTGAATAAGATGCTCGAAGAAGCCCAGCAGAAGGGCGACGTGACGCTGGAGGAAATGACTGACAGCAATGAGGTTTTTGCCGATCCGGCCGACAGGGCCACGGCAGAGTCAGATCGTGCCTTCACCCTGCGTATCCGTGACCGCGAGCGCCGCCTCATTCGCAAGATTCAGAGCGCCCTGCAGCGCATTGATGACGGGACATACGGCATCTGCGAGGAATGCGGCGAGGAAATCGGCGTTGCCCGCCTCAAGGCGCGCCCCGTGACCCGGCTCTGCATCAACTGCAAGGCCAAGCAGGAAGAGGATGAAACCCTGCGCGGCGATTAG
- a CDS encoding periplasmic heavy metal sensor, whose protein sequence is MHTTLLILLLCLSLTPSWALAGGHEDGGHNNGHGRSRNMEEWLAELPQDKRDSIRIILDEERPAIQELRQRIRGKMQELDNLIYSSDTPGDALARLGWELQTLRESLRDRYHRVRQRIYEEVGVRLPRARGRGCRSITQPGPHF, encoded by the coding sequence ATGCACACCACGCTTCTGATCCTGCTTCTCTGCCTGAGCCTGACGCCCTCCTGGGCGCTGGCCGGCGGGCACGAGGACGGAGGACACAACAACGGGCATGGACGCTCCCGCAATATGGAAGAATGGCTCGCCGAGCTGCCCCAAGACAAACGCGACAGCATCCGCATCATCCTTGACGAGGAACGACCGGCCATTCAGGAACTGCGCCAGCGTATCCGGGGCAAAATGCAGGAACTGGACAATCTGATCTACAGCTCCGACACGCCGGGTGACGCCCTGGCACGTCTGGGCTGGGAACTCCAGACCCTGCGAGAATCCCTGAGAGACCGCTATCACCGCGTCAGGCAGCGGATATATGAAGAAGTCGGCGTCAGACTGCCCCGTGCGCGGGGCCGCGGCTGCCGCAGCATTACCCAGCCCGGCCCGCACTTCTGA
- a CDS encoding NFACT RNA binding domain-containing protein, with product MDAHLFRRFCRELAPRIADAWLEKIQEPVPGLISCHLTLPNRKAGRKVQLCLRADRRDPFLFLTTSRLAAGHAPGAQIMRLRKYTQGRRVMATVSRFAERQLWLLMGGRSEAAEDAPAGKSIWVVLDLRQGALLRFCSPEEQPREEELHWPAPEELEDACCHWRNWPVLTPALRRALPFWDPLDRQALLEDLRLGDGDLFFYRPDAEQPGEPPCRISAWPLPAPLLGKAPEHWHEQIEEDILGAVERAGQLLALDVLARQASDAAALPLTRRSRKLNRLLDKLREEEQRLDAMCAAREQGLALQAQLWRWPADFRAASVELPPDAAGQGRILSLDPRYTVRENMARFFHTARRGERGRVHLEERRRLLRQELAALEAAREAARRGGPVPDAAAAAVRAPLPEALPKNVQLFVSEDGFVLLRGRDARGNAAARKLAAPHDIWLHADGGPGSHVIIRRAHAGQEIPERTLDQAGGLAANKSWLRDAARARILYAEVRHIRSLRGAGPGTVRMDKIWCSRDVPVDPSLELRLLPDAAGDAATAHAGAGHRAGA from the coding sequence ATGGATGCCCACCTCTTCCGCCGCTTCTGCCGGGAGCTTGCCCCGCGCATTGCGGATGCCTGGCTGGAAAAGATTCAGGAACCCGTGCCTGGCCTCATCAGCTGCCATCTGACCCTGCCCAACCGAAAGGCCGGGCGCAAGGTGCAGCTCTGCCTGCGGGCTGACCGCAGGGACCCCTTTCTTTTTCTGACCACCAGCCGGCTGGCGGCCGGGCATGCTCCTGGTGCGCAGATCATGCGTCTGCGCAAGTACACGCAGGGGCGGCGCGTGATGGCCACGGTAAGCCGCTTTGCCGAGCGTCAGCTCTGGCTGCTCATGGGCGGCCGTTCCGAGGCGGCAGAAGATGCCCCTGCCGGCAAGAGCATCTGGGTGGTGCTGGACTTGCGCCAGGGCGCGCTGCTGCGTTTTTGCAGCCCGGAGGAACAGCCCCGGGAAGAGGAGCTGCACTGGCCCGCCCCGGAAGAGCTGGAGGATGCCTGCTGCCACTGGCGGAACTGGCCGGTGCTGACGCCGGCCCTGCGGCGCGCCCTGCCCTTCTGGGATCCGCTGGACCGGCAGGCCCTGCTGGAAGACCTGCGCCTGGGTGACGGCGATCTGTTCTTCTACCGTCCGGATGCGGAACAGCCGGGCGAGCCGCCCTGCCGGATCAGTGCCTGGCCCCTGCCCGCGCCCCTGCTGGGCAAGGCGCCGGAACACTGGCACGAGCAGATCGAGGAAGACATTCTGGGTGCGGTGGAACGCGCCGGCCAGCTGCTGGCCCTGGACGTGCTGGCCCGGCAGGCTTCCGATGCTGCCGCCCTGCCCCTTACCCGGCGCAGCCGCAAGCTGAACCGGCTGCTGGACAAGCTGCGGGAAGAGGAACAGCGCCTGGATGCCATGTGCGCCGCCCGCGAGCAGGGGCTTGCCCTCCAGGCCCAGCTCTGGCGCTGGCCGGCCGATTTTCGCGCGGCCTCTGTGGAGCTGCCGCCGGATGCCGCGGGGCAGGGGCGCATCCTGTCCCTGGACCCGCGCTATACCGTGCGGGAAAACATGGCCCGTTTCTTTCATACGGCCCGGCGCGGCGAGCGGGGGCGTGTGCATCTTGAAGAGCGCCGGCGTCTCCTGCGCCAGGAACTGGCGGCCCTGGAGGCCGCGCGGGAAGCGGCCCGGCGCGGCGGACCGGTTCCTGACGCGGCAGCGGCGGCCGTTCGTGCGCCACTGCCGGAGGCCCTGCCCAAGAATGTGCAGCTCTTTGTGAGCGAAGATGGCTTTGTGCTGTTGCGCGGGCGGGATGCCCGGGGCAATGCGGCTGCCCGCAAGCTGGCGGCCCCGCACGATATCTGGCTGCATGCCGATGGCGGCCCGGGATCGCACGTCATTATCCGGCGTGCCCATGCCGGGCAGGAGATACCGGAACGCACCCTTGATCAGGCCGGGGGCCTGGCTGCCAACAAGAGCTGGCTGCGTGACGCGGCCCGGGCGCGCATCCTCTATGCGGAGGTCCGGCATATCCGTTCCCTGCGCGGCGCGGGGCCGGGTACCGTGCGCATGGACAAGATATGGTGCTCGCGGGATGTCCCTGTGGACCCCTCGCTGGAGCTGCGGCTGCTGCCTGATGCGGCAGGAGATGCCGCCACGGCACATGCCGGTGCCGGCCACAGGGCCGGTGCATGA
- a CDS encoding metalloregulator ArsR/SmtB family transcription factor codes for MSLLYFKALSDETRLRLVHILMHYELSVNELVRILDMGQSRVSRHLKILTEAGLLTFRRDGLWVFYSAAAAGTPRNFLRALEPFLPDDATTHADMGMAAHILEERARRTRQFFNAIAENWDELNHEVLGDFDLPAQVCAALPAGCGTAVDLGCGTGAVLARMLPLAGTLIGVDGSARMLDICRRRLEGEGVPEERYSLRIGELDHLPLRDHEADFACINLVLHHLSDPAAGLAEVRRILAPQGRLFVADFLRHNDETMRTRYGDRWLGFDEEQLTATLRHTGFRLVRSTRQAVGRQLSLLLLLAETC; via the coding sequence ATGTCACTGCTCTACTTCAAGGCTCTTTCCGATGAAACACGGCTGCGGCTCGTGCATATCCTGATGCATTACGAGCTGTCGGTCAACGAGCTGGTGCGCATTCTGGACATGGGGCAGTCCCGCGTCTCGCGCCACCTCAAGATTCTCACCGAGGCCGGCCTGCTGACCTTTCGTCGTGACGGCCTGTGGGTTTTCTATTCCGCCGCGGCAGCGGGCACCCCGCGCAATTTCCTGCGCGCGCTGGAACCCTTTCTGCCCGATGATGCCACCACGCATGCCGACATGGGCATGGCAGCCCACATCCTGGAAGAACGCGCCCGCAGAACGCGTCAGTTCTTCAATGCCATTGCCGAAAACTGGGACGAACTCAACCACGAGGTGCTGGGCGATTTTGACCTGCCGGCACAGGTCTGCGCCGCCCTGCCCGCAGGCTGCGGCACGGCTGTTGACCTGGGCTGCGGCACCGGCGCCGTGCTGGCCCGCATGCTGCCCCTGGCCGGAACCCTCATCGGGGTGGACGGCTCCGCCCGCATGCTGGACATCTGCCGCCGCCGCCTGGAAGGCGAAGGCGTGCCGGAAGAGCGCTACTCCCTGCGCATCGGCGAACTGGACCACCTGCCCCTGCGGGATCATGAGGCGGACTTTGCCTGCATCAACCTTGTTCTGCACCACCTTTCCGATCCGGCTGCCGGTCTGGCGGAAGTGCGCCGCATCCTTGCGCCGCAGGGGCGCCTCTTTGTGGCGGATTTTCTGCGCCACAACGACGAGACCATGCGCACCCGCTATGGCGACCGCTGGCTGGGCTTTGATGAGGAGCAGCTCACCGCCACCCTGCGGCACACGGGCTTCCGCCTGGTGCGCAGCACGCGGCAGGCCGTGGGGCGCCAGCTTTCCCTGCTGCTGCTGCTCGCCGAAACCTGCTGA
- a CDS encoding periplasmic heavy metal sensor — protein sequence MRTKIIVPALLAALVGGSLLATDSMAGPHHRGDYGPGYSHGRCDYGPGYYHGRGDGMGWGHYGHPSCWGYYRNLPQEKRDAFAKIVNDYSPRMEALRDQIFVKRQELKALQNATNPDVAQVRQTADELVKLHNQMADLHNEMGDRLSKEVGSPMPPRRDRGDRPAIDDTDDAPRANDN from the coding sequence ATGCGTACCAAGATCATCGTTCCCGCCCTCCTGGCCGCCCTTGTGGGTGGCAGCCTTCTCGCTACCGACAGCATGGCCGGTCCGCATCACCGTGGCGACTACGGCCCGGGCTACTCCCACGGCCGCTGTGACTACGGTCCCGGCTACTACCACGGCCGCGGTGACGGCATGGGCTGGGGACATTACGGGCACCCCTCCTGCTGGGGTTACTACCGGAACCTGCCCCAGGAAAAGCGTGATGCCTTTGCCAAAATTGTGAACGACTACAGCCCGCGCATGGAAGCCCTGCGCGACCAGATCTTCGTCAAGCGTCAGGAACTGAAAGCCCTGCAGAACGCCACCAATCCCGATGTGGCTCAGGTGCGCCAGACCGCCGACGAACTGGTGAAGCTGCACAATCAGATGGCGGACCTGCATAACGAAATGGGCGACCGCCTGAGCAAGGAAGTGGGCAGCCCCATGCCGCCCCGCCGCGACCGTGGTGACCGTCCTGCCATTGACGATACGGACGACGCCCCTCGCGCCAACGACAACTAG
- a CDS encoding HD domain-containing protein: protein MDKEQEAPSAHQAESLPSRQCERLADFIQECGMLRHTPRSGYAFLGSGRESVAEHSYRTTVIGYVLARLAGADVGQVMQLCLFHDLHEARTGDFNYVNHRYNTCRAREALADAVEGTGLEEDILAGFAAFEARDTLEARLARDADQLDLMANLRVELDRGNAFAAQWLDNAVQRLRTPWGRELGRELMQAPSSRWWYARVESRWWVERR from the coding sequence ATGGACAAGGAACAGGAAGCCCCGTCGGCGCATCAGGCGGAAAGCCTGCCCTCCCGGCAGTGCGAGCGTCTGGCGGATTTCATTCAGGAATGCGGCATGCTGCGCCATACGCCGCGCAGCGGCTATGCCTTTCTGGGCAGCGGCCGGGAAAGTGTGGCTGAACACAGCTACCGCACCACGGTCATCGGCTATGTGCTGGCGCGTCTGGCCGGGGCCGATGTGGGGCAGGTCATGCAGCTCTGCCTGTTCCACGATCTGCACGAGGCCCGCACCGGGGACTTCAATTACGTCAATCACCGCTACAATACCTGCCGCGCCCGCGAGGCCCTGGCCGATGCTGTGGAGGGCACCGGCCTGGAAGAGGACATTCTTGCCGGCTTTGCGGCCTTTGAGGCCCGGGACACGCTGGAAGCCCGTCTGGCCCGCGATGCGGACCAGCTGGACCTCATGGCCAATCTGCGGGTGGAGCTGGACCGGGGCAATGCCTTTGCCGCCCAGTGGCTGGACAATGCCGTGCAGCGCCTGCGCACGCCCTGGGGCAGGGAGCTGGGCAGGGAACTCATGCAGGCGCCTTCCAGCCGCTGGTGGTATGCACGCGTGGAAAGCCGTTGGTGGGTGGAGCGCCGCTAA
- the zraS gene encoding two-component system sensor histidine kinase ZraS: MTSPAQENSASVARPPDMQAASAPPVSSPASLGLLLGGAALVFGLMIGLLAVASIDRNEDAMSRLLAEKGATLVDTLESMLRLGLRSKVGIPLQSLLDTMGDSSDVRFIAVTMPDGTILAHSQRNRRGEILLMDGQEMDEKVMAHLNPGKETQWAFMNMEGRPVFVVYRQFMPPPPELAGRFPIPVLFLGLDVSPFDIIRRQDRDYLVILASGSLLVGLVALVALYYAQRARQSRRGQRLAEGQVRRLEEEVRRKEKLAAVGTLAAGVAHEIRNPLSSIKGYATYFGQRFPEDSEDRKAAQVMVREVDRLNRVITDLIGLSRPTDVRARPARLEQVAEHVLRLIRQDAANHGVTLSCTAAPHLPPALVDPDRLGQALLNVCLNALDALQTEGASAQDGQARLQIHVSREGRMLRLDVTDNGEGIAPENLRHIFDPYFTTKGHGTGLGLATVHKIVEAHGGDVSIRSRRAEAGRRGETVVSIRLPVADAAAQPGGKKAEKEQA; this comes from the coding sequence ATGACATCTCCAGCACAGGAAAATAGCGCTTCCGTGGCCCGCCCTCCGGACATGCAGGCCGCTTCCGCGCCGCCGGTTTCGTCGCCGGCGTCGCTGGGGCTGCTGCTGGGCGGCGCCGCGCTGGTTTTCGGCCTCATGATCGGCCTGCTGGCCGTGGCCTCCATCGATCGCAATGAAGATGCCATGAGTCGCCTGCTGGCCGAGAAGGGGGCTACCCTTGTGGATACCCTGGAAAGCATGCTCCGCCTGGGGCTGCGCAGCAAGGTGGGCATTCCCCTGCAAAGCCTGCTGGACACCATGGGCGACAGCAGCGACGTGCGCTTCATTGCCGTGACCATGCCGGACGGCACCATTCTTGCCCACAGCCAGCGCAACCGGCGCGGCGAAATCCTGCTCATGGACGGCCAGGAAATGGACGAAAAGGTCATGGCGCATCTGAACCCGGGCAAGGAAACGCAATGGGCCTTCATGAATATGGAGGGCCGCCCGGTCTTTGTGGTCTACCGGCAGTTCATGCCGCCGCCGCCGGAGCTGGCCGGGCGCTTTCCCATTCCGGTGCTTTTTCTGGGGCTGGATGTGTCGCCCTTTGACATCATCCGCCGGCAGGACCGCGACTATCTGGTCATTCTGGCCTCCGGCTCTCTGCTGGTGGGCCTGGTGGCGCTGGTGGCCCTCTATTATGCGCAGCGGGCGCGCCAGTCCCGGCGCGGGCAGCGCCTGGCCGAAGGGCAGGTGCGCCGGCTGGAAGAAGAGGTGCGCCGCAAGGAAAAGCTGGCTGCCGTGGGCACGCTGGCTGCCGGCGTGGCGCATGAAATCCGCAATCCGCTCAGCTCCATCAAGGGCTATGCCACCTATTTCGGGCAGCGCTTTCCGGAAGACAGCGAGGACCGCAAGGCCGCCCAGGTCATGGTGCGCGAGGTGGACCGCCTCAACCGGGTCATTACCGATCTTATCGGCCTGTCCCGCCCCACGGATGTGCGGGCACGGCCCGCCCGGCTGGAGCAGGTGGCGGAACATGTGCTGCGCCTCATCAGGCAGGATGCGGCCAACCATGGCGTGACCCTGTCCTGCACGGCGGCGCCGCATCTGCCGCCCGCCCTGGTGGACCCGGACCGCCTGGGCCAGGCGCTGCTCAATGTCTGCCTCAATGCGCTGGATGCCCTGCAGACAGAGGGGGCATCTGCACAGGACGGGCAGGCCCGCCTGCAGATACACGTATCGCGCGAAGGCCGCATGCTGCGCCTGGACGTGACCGATAACGGCGAAGGTATTGCGCCCGAAAATCTGCGACATATCTTTGATCCGTACTTTACCACCAAGGGGCACGGTACCGGTCTGGGGCTGGCCACGGTGCACAAGATCGTGGAAGCCCATGGCGGAGACGTCAGCATCCGTTCGCGGCGGGCCGAGGCCGGCCGCCGTGGCGAAACCGTGGTGAGCATCCGTCTGCCCGTGGCCGATGCGGCGGCGCAGCCCGGGGGAAAAAAGGCTGAAAAGGAGCAGGCATGA
- a CDS encoding tRNA(5-methylaminomethyl-2-thiouridylate) methyltransferase codes for MTTSQLLSEPCGESPSPQVVVLFSGGLDSILAARVLQEQGLRVRCLHCYSPFFGDPDAVPRWRRQQGLDIATLDVSDAFCAMLRARPAHGFGKVMNPCVDCKILLLRHARRYMEAVGASCLATGEVLGQRPMSQRRDVLNAIRRDAGVADVLVRPLSARLLDPSPVELSGLVDRERLPAISGRGRREQMALARHFGLTHIPTPGGGCRLTEVENARRYWPVLSRLPQADTADFVLANLGRQFWCHVDGRDYWLAIGRNSRDNQALQAATRMGDARIFLADIPGPLAVGRQAAFWPEPVLAAAGALMASYSGRAVRQAADGQGVGVRAHWQTPDGPADWQGVVMPARDGLWQEPLWEPAHQEIRAEQKARLHAATGSPRREEPAGKA; via the coding sequence ATGACCACTTCCCAACTTCTTTCCGAGCCCTGCGGCGAGTCGCCTTCCCCGCAGGTTGTTGTGCTGTTTTCCGGCGGGCTGGACAGTATCCTGGCGGCCCGCGTGTTGCAGGAACAGGGCCTGCGCGTGCGCTGCCTGCACTGCTATTCTCCCTTCTTTGGTGATCCCGATGCCGTGCCGCGCTGGCGCCGGCAGCAGGGGCTGGACATTGCCACGCTGGATGTGTCCGACGCGTTCTGCGCCATGCTGCGCGCGCGTCCGGCCCATGGTTTCGGCAAGGTCATGAATCCCTGCGTGGACTGCAAGATTCTGCTGCTGCGTCATGCCCGGCGCTATATGGAAGCCGTGGGGGCATCCTGCCTGGCCACGGGCGAGGTGCTGGGGCAGCGGCCCATGTCGCAGCGGCGCGATGTGCTCAATGCCATCCGGCGTGATGCCGGCGTGGCCGATGTGCTTGTCCGTCCCCTGAGCGCCCGTCTGCTGGACCCTTCGCCCGTGGAGCTTTCCGGTCTGGTGGATCGCGAGCGCCTGCCCGCCATCAGCGGCCGTGGCCGCAGGGAACAGATGGCGCTGGCCCGCCATTTCGGTCTGACGCATATCCCCACCCCCGGCGGCGGCTGCCGCCTGACCGAGGTGGAAAATGCCCGCCGCTACTGGCCGGTGCTCTCGCGCCTGCCCCAGGCCGACACGGCGGACTTTGTGCTGGCCAATCTGGGCCGGCAGTTCTGGTGCCATGTGGACGGCCGGGACTACTGGCTGGCCATCGGCCGCAATAGCCGCGACAATCAGGCCCTTCAGGCCGCCACCCGCATGGGAGATGCCCGCATCTTTCTGGCCGATATTCCCGGGCCGCTGGCTGTGGGCCGGCAGGCCGCCTTCTGGCCGGAGCCGGTGCTGGCCGCTGCCGGGGCGCTCATGGCCTCCTATTCGGGGCGGGCGGTCCGTCAGGCCGCTGACGGGCAGGGCGTGGGCGTGCGCGCCCACTGGCAGACGCCGGACGGCCCCGCAGACTGGCAGGGCGTGGTGATGCCCGCGCGCGACGGCCTCTGGCAGGAGCCGCTGTGGGAGCCGGCCCATCAGGAAATTCGCGCGGAACAGAAGGCCCGCCTGCATGCTGCCACCGGCAGCCCCCGGCGCGAAGAGCCTGCCGGGAAAGCGTAA
- the ahcY gene encoding adenosylhomocysteinase — protein MTKALDLSLDYKVADMSLADFGKKEMQLSERETPGLMECIRKYGDSKPLKGLRITGSLHMTIQTAMLIKTLHALGADIRWASCNIFSTQDHAAAAIVEQGLAKVFAWKGESLEDYWWCTEMALTWPDGSGPDLIVDDGGDATLLIHKGVEAENDPSLLEQKADSKEFQCVLDRLALRLKEDPQHWHKVAARVRGVSEETTTGVHRLYQLEAEGKLLFPAINVNDSVTKSKFDNLYGCRESLADGIKRATDIMIAGKVVVVCGYGDVGKGCAQSMRGLGARVLVTEIDPICALQAAMEGYEVVTVEDALPMGDIYITCTGNYHVITGKHMEGMKDEAIVCNIGHFDNEIDMTYLEDTPGITKMNIKPQVDKWTLLSGRSIIVLAEGRLVNLGCATGHASFVMSNSFTNQTLAQIKLASEKLETKVYTLPKELDEEVARLHLDRLGVHLTTLTQEQADYIGVKVEGPYKAENYRY, from the coding sequence ATGACCAAAGCTCTGGACCTGTCCCTTGACTACAAAGTGGCCGACATGAGCCTTGCCGATTTCGGCAAGAAGGAAATGCAGCTTTCCGAGCGCGAAACCCCCGGCCTCATGGAATGCATCCGCAAATATGGCGACAGCAAGCCCCTCAAGGGCCTGCGCATCACCGGCTCCCTGCACATGACCATTCAGACGGCCATGCTCATCAAGACCCTGCATGCCCTGGGCGCCGACATCCGCTGGGCCTCGTGCAATATCTTCTCCACCCAGGACCATGCCGCCGCCGCCATTGTGGAGCAGGGCCTGGCCAAGGTCTTTGCCTGGAAGGGCGAAAGCCTTGAAGACTACTGGTGGTGCACGGAAATGGCCCTCACCTGGCCCGACGGCTCCGGCCCCGACCTCATCGTGGATGACGGCGGGGACGCCACCCTGCTCATCCACAAGGGCGTGGAAGCGGAAAACGACCCCTCCCTGCTGGAACAGAAGGCTGACAGCAAGGAATTCCAGTGCGTGCTGGACCGCCTGGCCCTGCGCCTTAAGGAAGACCCGCAGCACTGGCACAAGGTGGCCGCGCGCGTTCGTGGCGTTTCCGAGGAAACCACCACCGGCGTGCACCGCCTCTATCAGCTGGAAGCCGAAGGCAAGCTGCTCTTCCCGGCCATCAACGTCAACGACTCCGTAACCAAGTCCAAGTTCGACAATCTCTACGGCTGCCGCGAATCCCTGGCCGACGGCATCAAGCGCGCCACGGACATCATGATCGCCGGCAAGGTGGTGGTGGTCTGCGGCTATGGCGACGTGGGCAAGGGCTGCGCCCAGTCCATGCGTGGCCTCGGCGCCCGCGTGCTGGTGACGGAAATCGACCCCATCTGCGCCCTGCAGGCCGCCATGGAAGGCTACGAGGTGGTGACGGTGGAAGATGCCCTGCCCATGGGCGACATCTACATCACCTGCACCGGCAACTATCATGTCATTACCGGCAAGCACATGGAAGGCATGAAGGACGAGGCCATTGTCTGCAATATCGGCCATTTCGATAATGAAATCGACATGACCTACCTGGAAGACACCCCCGGCATCACCAAGATGAACATCAAGCCCCAGGTGGACAAGTGGACCCTGCTCTCCGGCCGCAGCATCATCGTGCTGGCCGAAGGCCGTCTGGTGAACCTGGGCTGCGCCACGGGGCATGCCAGCTTTGTCATGTCCAACAGCTTCACCAACCAGACCCTGGCCCAGATCAAGCTAGCCAGCGAAAAGCTGGAAACCAAGGTCTACACCCTGCCCAAGGAACTGGACGAGGAAGTGGCCCGCCTGCATCTGGACCGCCTGGGCGTGCACCTTACCACCCTGACCCAGGAACAGGCCGACTACATCGGCGTCAAGGTGGAAGGCCCCTACAAGGCCGAAAACTACCGCTACTAG
- a CDS encoding DUF721 domain-containing protein, with the protein MPVSRTKKRDASAVGRQGRRAPVAANDAPPAHGPRFWRPRALRKRPDGTPEEVLAHAASGVGEVLSQVLEGLGADPVRMRLIQLWRNWEMVMGPELAPLARPLGHRGDVLLIGAEDAMLMQELHLQSAEILERVNAFMEGPYFACVKVSLCFQKTALDAIRAPAPPPPLPTLRPRLDGSALRSMRPDSPVARCYARFVAQARRS; encoded by the coding sequence ATGCCCGTATCCCGTACAAAAAAACGCGACGCCTCTGCTGTCGGCCGGCAAGGCCGCCGGGCGCCGGTTGCGGCCAACGACGCCCCGCCTGCGCACGGGCCCCGGTTCTGGCGTCCCCGTGCCCTGCGCAAGCGGCCGGACGGCACGCCGGAAGAGGTGCTGGCCCATGCGGCCAGCGGCGTGGGCGAGGTGCTTTCGCAGGTTCTGGAGGGGCTGGGGGCAGACCCGGTGCGCATGCGCCTTATCCAGCTCTGGCGCAACTGGGAAATGGTCATGGGGCCGGAGCTGGCGCCCCTGGCGCGGCCGCTGGGACACCGCGGGGACGTGCTGCTCATCGGCGCGGAAGATGCCATGCTCATGCAGGAACTGCACCTGCAATCCGCCGAGATTCTGGAGCGGGTCAATGCCTTTATGGAAGGTCCCTACTTTGCCTGCGTCAAGGTCAGTCTCTGCTTCCAGAAGACGGCGCTGGATGCCATCCGCGCCCCCGCGCCCCCGCCGCCATTGCCCACCCTGCGCCCCCGGCTGGACGGCAGCGCCCTGCGGAGCATGCGGCCCGATTCTCCCGTGGCCCGCTGCTATGCCCGCTTTGTGGCGCAGGCCCGGCGCTCCTGA